The Topomyia yanbarensis strain Yona2022 chromosome 3, ASM3024719v1, whole genome shotgun sequence nucleotide sequence CATGTGTAACTACTTATACAAGGTTTATATTTACTGAGCTTATATTTACATTTCTATGATAACAATTGGATGCATTTTTCCCTTTCATGGGTCGATTTTCTTAACTGCACTAAAACTGTGGGCAATGCCATTCAACTGTTCCCTGCGTGATCCTTTTTTCTTCTGTACTATATGAGTGACGGTGGCTTCGATTCCACGCGTTTTATCACCCTCGTATTTCACAACCCGTCGTTTTCCATTGGGCTCGTCTAAAGAGTACACACCTTTGACATGATCACCGACGCGTTTTTCCCATTGATCCTTGTGATCCCCAGTCACCGGGTCGTAAACTCCGTACGCGAATTCGTAATTGGGCAGAATAATCTTACCTTTAGCCTGTTGCTCTTCTCCACGTTGACCGGTCTGGCCGGCTTCTCTCTCATTGGCTTGTTCTTCTCCACGATTCTCGCCTCCGCCTTGTTGACTAGCTTCTGTCACTTTTTGCTGATTGCCTAACTCGCTTTCAGGCTGAGCTGCTTGACCTTCTGCTTGCTGTCCACTTTGTTCACGCTGATCAGTTTGATTTCCTTCACGCTGACTTCCTTGCTCATTGGTTCGTTGTCCGTTTTGTTCTCGTTGTTCACCACCTTGCTGATTAGGCTGTGTTGCACCTTGCTGACCTCGCTGTTCAGTACCTTGCTGACCTTGCTGCGCTTCACGCTGATTTCCTTGTTCTTCGGTTCGTTGAGCATTTTGTTCTGGTTGGCCTCGCTGTTCTTGTCCTTGCTGACTTTGCTGTTCACCACCTTGCTGACCTTGCTGATCTCGTTGCTCACCACCTCGTCTGCCTGGACGTTCAATCACTTGTATATGAGTTTTCGGTCTATATTCTTCTCGCCGACCGCCCTGTTCTGCACCTCCTTCTCCGATTAAACCCACTTCATCTTCTTCTTCATCCTCCTGCTCATCTTCCCCCTCATTATTGTTCTCCTGTTGATCTTGACCCCcttcaccaccaccaccaccaccctcAACTTGCCGCTCTTCTTCTCCCCCATCTTGtacttgttgttgttgctgctgctcgCCTTCACCCTCCTCTAACCCCAACTCCGCTGCAGCCAGCCTACCCTCTTCAACTTCAGCTTCCAAGCGACGGCGCTGCTGTTGCAGCTGCCTATCCACAGCGCTTTCTCCACCCCCGGTCTGTTGTTGCTGTCCAGCTTGCGGTGCTTGTTCACGGCGTGCTTCCTGTTCCTGCCGTTCACGAGCTGCCGCTACCCGAGCAAGATTCCACTCCATCTGAGGTCCATTGACGCGGCTCAAACGAGTTCGCCAGCGTTCCTGGGGGGCAGCCTGACTAGCGATTACCGCCAGTAGGATTAACGATATAGCAAGCTGtttggcaacaaaaaaaaacgattattttcaCAATCACATGGTTTTCAATTTCAGCACACTTTTTTCCGTACCTTAAGCATTTTTGCTTAAGTGTTCTAGTTAAACCCAAATTCGCGACTGATAGCATTCTGGCAGAATAGCAAAGCTTTTATAAAGTGCAATGTGCAATGTGTTCGCAGGAAGGCTGATCAGCGCTGGCAGCAGTGCGTACGGTATGCTACCGCTTGGTTATGCATTCCGGTCAGTGGTTTCTGCCGATATAGTTTGCAATTAAATATTAAGCTGACCTCCCGTGAGTTGAGGGGAAAACCGTTGCTCGATTTCGACGTCTAGACATAGTCTAGAACCGGTGGCCGGCTGAAAACAACAACAGTTACTTCATTCTAAACTAAATGATACTTGTAGTGAGTTGTAGTTTTATATCATTTTAAATGGTTTTGCAAACATTTGTTAGTGCTCACCGACTTAAATTAGTGCGAAGGAATAATGCATGAATCACGCCTCGTAGTATTTAGTTATTGCTTGGATCGATAGATAAACGCAACCATAACTAGTATAGTTCTTCGAAATCAAAATTGAGATAAGTACCCACCATCAGTACACGGCTTACCGCAATGCCTCCCAAAGACGTActtagaaaaacaaaaatatttttatcaaaacCGTTAGTAGCAGGAAGGGCAATGGTCCTACTAAATAAGGTGATGAACTGTTTTATTatttacacaccaaaaaataatgagatttaaacgacatgtaaatcaatacgaatgtaaacatacaacgattgaatccaaaatttgattgaaaattacgttaaaatcaattggagcatcaaacagcatgcaattttacactttcattcgtgtaatattacatgtcattcattttacaacagtattcgagtaaaaatacattgaagtgcatttgGTTTTCCGTTGAAAGAAACtgaaattttcaatccacgtgtaaaattataataaaattcgttgaagaaagcacgacaagacgtgtgtatttgtggtggaacttaattttatattta carries:
- the LOC131694115 gene encoding protein argonaute-2-like; this translates as MLKLAISLILLAVIASQAAPQERWRTRLSRVNGPQMEWNLARVAAARERQEQEARREQAPQAGQQQQTGGGESAVDRQLQQQRRRLEAEVEEGRLAAAELGLEEGEGEQQQQQQVQDGGEEERQVEGGGGGGEGGQDQQENNNEGEDEQEDEEEDEVGLIGEGGAEQGGRREEYRPKTHIQVIERPGRRGGEQRDQQGQQGGEQQSQQGQEQRGQPEQNAQRTEEQGNQREAQQGQQGTEQRGQQGATQPNQQGGEQREQNGQRTNEQGSQREGNQTDQREQSGQQAEGQAAQPESELGNQQKVTEASQQGGGENRGEEQANEREAGQTGQRGEEQQAKGKIILPNYEFAYGVYDPVTGDHKDQWEKRVGDHVKGVYSLDEPNGKRRVVKYEGDKTRGIEATVTHIVQKKKGSRREQLNGIAHSFSAVKKIDP